A single region of the Phalacrocorax carbo chromosome 4, bPhaCar2.1, whole genome shotgun sequence genome encodes:
- the LOC135312970 gene encoding BCL2/adenovirus E1B 19 kDa protein-interacting protein 3-like codes for MGARGRHVTGRAAGAERGCTRGAMACAGDDGSWVELRCGPGCPEPEPVPSRFFSCHADVERMLLEAQLETESSDSALLALGSPAWDDDGASQAREQPAGSELLLPCSQPQLGCPHSRQRDVPEEAERKERRLPASLGWACACRPQHPTPKEFAFVCSPQPVLWSLQGGAVGRKKRLFSSELLLLFIPSLLLSHVLTLGLGIYIGKRLAASSANPL; via the exons ATGGGGGCTCGCGGGCGTCACGTGACTGGCAGAGCGGCGGGGGCTGAGCGCGGCTGCACCCGCGGGGCCATGGCGTGCGCCGGCGACGACG GCTCCTGGGTGGAGCTGCGGTGTGGCCCAGGGTGCCCAGAGCCCGAGCCTGTGCCCTCACGGTTCTTCTCCTGCCACGCTGACGTGGAGCGGATGTTGCTGGAGGCccagctggagacagagagcagtgACAG TGCCCTGCTTGCACTGGGCTCCCCGGCCTGGGATGACGATGGAGCCAGCCAGGCGCGTGAGCAGCCTGCGGGGAGTGAgctgctccttccctgcagccagccccagctgggctgCCCCCACTCCCGGCAG CGGGATGTGCCAGAGGAAGCCGAGCGGAAGGAGCGACGCCTGCCAGCATCCCTCGGCTGGGCCTGTGCCTGCCGCCCTCAGCATCCAACCCCAAA GGAGTTTGCCTTTGTGTGCTCCCCCCAGCCGGTGCTGTGGAGCCTGCAGGGAGGTGCAgtagggagaaagaagagacttTTCAgttcagagctgctgctgctcttcatcCCCTCGCTGCTGCTCAGCCATGTGCTGACCCTGGGACTGGG GATCTACATTGGGAAGCGGCTGGCAGCCTCCTCAGCAAACCCGCTGTGA